In one Echinicola marina genomic region, the following are encoded:
- a CDS encoding tetratricopeptide repeat protein, which produces MEKDNAISLNNQGVKHFLHQEFEQAMDCYEAAFELDPNNASLLNNLGLYHHQQQNFEKALEFFELALDQEKKPNFIINAGNSLAMMGKNEAARKRYMEAVDLDPKHANAWLSLAKLASYEGNLDDAEKYWEALLNINPQESHLIELAKTLILKKEFDKALNILYQQGNNSDSAALWFQIGRCEFQLRNHGLAEKALKKSLADFPDHPDYRYYLAINYLATGNMDEGLKHINLLLKLNPENAQILTEKGIIFCSLHQYEEALKLFEKALEIQPENRKAQHYKNLVENQTS; this is translated from the coding sequence ATGGAAAAGGATAACGCTATATCACTCAATAATCAGGGAGTAAAGCATTTTCTCCACCAAGAATTTGAGCAGGCGATGGACTGCTATGAAGCTGCTTTTGAGCTAGATCCCAATAATGCATCACTGCTAAACAACCTTGGGCTATACCACCATCAACAGCAAAATTTTGAAAAAGCCCTGGAGTTTTTTGAATTGGCCCTTGACCAGGAAAAGAAGCCTAATTTTATAATCAATGCTGGGAATTCACTGGCCATGATGGGCAAAAATGAAGCAGCACGTAAAAGATACATGGAAGCAGTTGATTTAGATCCAAAGCATGCCAATGCTTGGCTGTCCTTGGCAAAATTGGCCAGTTATGAGGGTAATCTGGATGATGCTGAGAAATATTGGGAAGCCCTGCTGAATATTAACCCGCAGGAAAGTCACCTTATTGAGCTAGCGAAAACCCTGATTTTGAAAAAGGAATTTGACAAAGCTTTAAATATACTTTACCAGCAAGGAAATAATAGTGATTCAGCTGCACTTTGGTTTCAAATTGGAAGATGTGAATTCCAATTAAGAAATCATGGTTTAGCTGAAAAAGCCCTCAAAAAATCCTTGGCAGATTTCCCTGATCATCCAGATTACAGGTATTATTTGGCTATAAACTATTTAGCAACGGGCAATATGGATGAGGGTTTAAAGCATATCAACCTCCTTCTGAAATTGAACCCTGAAAACGCTCAAATTTTAACCGAAAAGGGCATTATTTTTTGTAGTCTTCATCAGTATGAAGAGGCCCTAAAGCTTTTTGAAAAAGCGCTGGAAATCCAGCCAGAAAATAGAAAAGCCCAGCATTATAAAAACCTAGTGGAGAACCAAACATCCTAA
- a CDS encoding N-acetylmuramidase domain-containing protein produces the protein MQTLRYRSRGPEVQYLEEILSGLGYDIIVSNYFDMKTHEAVMDFQKKNDLVVDGIVGIKTWTKILAKNPTVLGQHSKLLSEQDLINFAIEYDLELAAVKAVNEVESSGKGFLPDGRAKILFEGHVFWRQLKKLGIDPGNYANEETKDVLYSKWTRSHYKGGAGEYLRLQKAAEINHNPGFKEAAYKSASWGAFQIMGYHCDSLGYSSIDDFVAKMQLHEREHLKAFGKFLAVNNLIKYLKEKNWAKFARGYNGPGYAQNKYDIKMQRAYEKYSL, from the coding sequence ATGCAAACCCTAAGATACCGTTCTAGAGGACCTGAAGTCCAATATTTAGAGGAAATTTTATCAGGTCTGGGATATGATATTATTGTTTCCAATTATTTCGATATGAAAACCCATGAAGCCGTCATGGACTTTCAAAAGAAAAATGATTTGGTCGTTGACGGAATTGTTGGCATAAAAACCTGGACAAAAATATTAGCCAAAAACCCAACTGTTTTGGGTCAGCACAGCAAATTATTGTCCGAACAGGACTTGATCAACTTTGCCATAGAATATGATCTCGAACTGGCAGCAGTAAAAGCTGTGAACGAGGTAGAAAGCAGCGGAAAGGGCTTTTTACCAGACGGAAGGGCTAAAATTTTGTTTGAAGGACATGTTTTCTGGAGACAGCTAAAGAAGTTGGGCATAGACCCAGGCAATTATGCCAATGAGGAAACCAAGGATGTTTTATACTCCAAATGGACCAGAAGCCATTATAAGGGTGGTGCAGGCGAATACCTAAGACTACAAAAAGCAGCTGAAATCAACCATAATCCCGGCTTTAAGGAGGCAGCTTATAAATCCGCTTCCTGGGGCGCATTTCAAATAATGGGCTACCACTGCGATAGCTTAGGTTATTCCTCCATAGATGATTTTGTAGCTAAAATGCAATTACATGAAAGAGAGCATTTAAAAGCCTTTGGGAAATTCTTAGCGGTCAATAATTTGATCAAATACTTAAAAGAAAAAAACTGGGCCAAATTTGCCAGAGGCTATAACGGACCGGGTTATGCCCAAAATAAATATGATATCAAAATGCAAAGAGCTTACGAAAAATATAGTTTATAG
- a CDS encoding ATP-binding protein, whose protein sequence is MNELLQFLNIAIRSRLDFELGKNKTLEKPQMDLHLNKEASLGKFIFEHNIKNQDLLLLILALVPHIDPGFFNRIIQDYFPKGGEFPEFGGVKAKHHRGIIPTGETALYILAGNDPETRKKYFPLFHQSKLFQKGILYLDECDRNEPLWSTALLMDNEYAELFTTEHINKPKLSNNFPAQLISTDLEWEDIVLNSKTLNQIQEIEEWLKHEQTLLHDWGMKNRLKPGYRVMFFGVPGTGKTLTASLLGKYTNKDVYRIDLSLVTSKYIGETEKNLSSLFDKAANKDWILFFDEADAIFGKRTNVRDAHDKYANQEVSYLLQRIENHPGLVILASNFKSNIDAAFTRRFQSIIEFPMPVAAERLVLWEKNIPPKAALAEGLDLNILAKKYELSGANIVNVIQFASLKALAKEQQVLEHEDLLAGIKKELVKEGKMVN, encoded by the coding sequence ATGAACGAGTTATTACAGTTTTTAAATATCGCTATTCGGTCAAGGTTGGATTTTGAATTGGGCAAAAACAAAACATTGGAAAAGCCCCAGATGGACCTTCATTTGAATAAGGAAGCCTCCCTGGGTAAATTTATATTTGAGCATAATATAAAAAACCAAGATCTCTTATTGCTTATCTTAGCGCTCGTTCCCCATATTGATCCCGGTTTTTTCAATAGAATCATACAAGACTATTTTCCAAAAGGAGGGGAGTTTCCAGAATTTGGGGGGGTAAAAGCCAAGCACCATAGGGGGATTATACCCACCGGAGAAACAGCCCTTTATATATTAGCAGGCAATGATCCTGAGACCCGAAAGAAATATTTTCCCTTATTCCATCAATCCAAATTATTCCAAAAAGGGATTCTATATTTAGATGAATGCGACAGAAATGAGCCCCTATGGTCTACAGCCCTGCTAATGGATAATGAATATGCAGAACTATTTACCACAGAGCATATCAATAAACCCAAATTGAGCAATAATTTCCCTGCTCAACTGATCAGCACTGACTTGGAATGGGAGGATATTGTGCTCAACAGCAAAACCTTGAACCAAATTCAAGAAATAGAAGAATGGCTCAAACATGAACAAACCTTATTGCATGATTGGGGAATGAAAAACAGGCTTAAACCCGGTTATCGGGTCATGTTTTTTGGTGTTCCAGGAACAGGCAAAACCCTTACAGCTAGCTTATTGGGTAAATACACCAATAAGGATGTCTATAGAATAGATTTATCCTTGGTCACCTCTAAATACATTGGGGAAACCGAAAAGAACCTTTCTTCACTGTTTGATAAGGCTGCCAATAAAGATTGGATCTTATTTTTTGATGAAGCAGATGCCATTTTTGGCAAACGAACCAATGTCCGCGATGCCCATGACAAATATGCCAACCAGGAAGTTTCTTACTTATTGCAGAGGATCGAAAACCACCCTGGACTTGTGATCCTGGCCTCCAATTTCAAAAGCAATATAGATGCGGCATTTACCAGAAGATTTCAAAGTATCATCGAGTTCCCGATGCCTGTTGCTGCAGAGCGATTGGTATTATGGGAAAAGAATATCCCTCCAAAAGCCGCATTGGCAGAGGGCTTAGATCTCAATATCCTGGCAAAAAAATATGAATTGTCCGGTGCCAATATTGTGAATGTCATCCAATTTGCCAGCCTTAAAGCCCTGGCCAAAGAGCAACAGGTTTTAGAACACGAAGACCTACTTGCCGGAATCAAAAAAGAGTTGGTGAAGGAAGGGAAGATGGTGAATTAG
- a CDS encoding endonuclease domain-containing protein → MGFKKIIYNVPYLKAKRKALRNNGTPAEATLWKALSNKKLNGRKFRRQYSAGNYILDFYCPSERLCIELDGAYHFTEAGYEYDKERTKYLENLNICVIRFKNEEVFNSLENVLSEIKRNFTTPNPS, encoded by the coding sequence ATGGGGTTTAAAAAAATCATATATAATGTACCATACTTAAAAGCAAAAAGAAAAGCACTCAGAAACAATGGCACGCCTGCTGAAGCTACTTTGTGGAAAGCCCTAAGTAATAAAAAACTAAATGGAAGAAAATTTAGAAGACAGTACAGCGCAGGTAATTATATATTAGATTTTTACTGCCCTTCTGAAAGATTGTGTATTGAATTAGATGGAGCTTATCATTTTACTGAGGCAGGATATGAATATGATAAGGAAAGAACAAAATATTTAGAAAACCTAAATATTTGCGTAATAAGGTTCAAAAATGAGGAGGTATTTAATTCATTGGAGAACGTTTTATCTGAAATCAAACGAAATTTCACCACCCCTAACCCCTCCTAA
- a CDS encoding OsmC family protein, which produces MKFTRRASANWQGTGDDGLGTVSTQSGVLDKAKYSTKARFADGKGTNPEELVGAAHAGCFSMKLAFVINEKGFTASNIDTEAKVTFEDGKISNIHLKLSASVEGMSDADFQKAAKEAKEECPISKSLDTEITMDAKLV; this is translated from the coding sequence ATGAAATTTACAAGAAGAGCATCGGCAAATTGGCAAGGAACTGGTGATGATGGATTGGGAACCGTCAGCACCCAAAGCGGTGTATTAGATAAAGCAAAGTATTCTACCAAAGCCCGTTTTGCTGACGGAAAAGGTACCAATCCGGAAGAACTGGTGGGAGCTGCACATGCCGGTTGTTTTAGCATGAAACTGGCCTTTGTGATCAATGAGAAGGGATTTACTGCATCCAATATAGATACAGAGGCAAAAGTGACTTTTGAAGATGGGAAAATCAGCAATATCCATCTAAAATTAAGTGCTTCTGTTGAAGGGATGAGCGATGCAGACTTCCAAAAGGCCGCCAAAGAAGCCAAAGAAGAATGCCCCATCTCCAAGTCCCTGGACACAGAAATCACCATGGATGCGAAACTGGTGTGA